The Phaseolus vulgaris cultivar G19833 chromosome 10, P. vulgaris v2.0, whole genome shotgun sequence DNA window tgaTGATAAAAGAAGTAGGAAATGATCTTTTTGTTCTTCAACATTTACTTCAACCTGGTTTTCTTCTTCAACATGGTCTTCAaggttttcttcatctattgtTGACAAAAACGAAATTATGATaactattattttcaaaatgataAGGAAGTTAGAGATGTAAACTAATCCAAcaataaaaatctaaatttatgactcattatttatcaataattaatatttaatatcaagTTACATTACATACAATTgcatatttcaattttaaattgtataatgaAGGAATGTTAAAGCACTGCATGTGAGTCTAAATATTCCACTTCATAATGGGTTATGACGAGAAGGGTTAGTATGACATGTAGATGAGCTAAATcagtttatattaatatttccaaaagttacctttttatttaattgttacAAACTTTATTTTCAAAGTTCTtcatccatccttttcaaatatGCCATAAAATGCTTGGCTAATTACTAACATTTTGCTAAAGAATTCGTAAATACTATAATAGCATTTGTTGTTAGTTTTCTACAATGAATTAAAGGTCTTGAATAAAAGAAAcgaacaaaataaaagaaaaaattaaaggaaAGAACATATGTTTGGAAACTAGAGTAAGTTTTATGGTGTAAAAATTGTTCAATTTGATAAAGTAACTCATCAGAACACATGGAAATAAAATCTTCAATCAAATAAGAAATAGGAAAAGACATATCACGAAGATAAATTAAAGAATATAAACATGTAATAAGAAATACTCCCGCTCTTGCatgacaaaagaaaaataaaaaagacataGGTTAGAATAATTAGTTTTAGCAATtttcttcataattttatatgctTGTTTTCTAGAATAAAGAGACTGTGTTaagagaagtctcacattcaaTTTTAGGGTGGGAATGTGTGGCACATAAATGCTATATAAGAAAGTTTTCCCTTCATGTAAAATCACACCATTGAAATAGAAAACAAGTTTAATCTGAGTAGCTTTATGAGTTCTGTTATTGGAGTTGTGCTGACTTGGTTGAGtttttctatgttttttttcatcggcaagaaaaaataaataaatgtgaccCACTTAAGAGGTGATCCAACCATCATACAGATCACAGGAACATACATGTCTCACTCTAGGCACAACAAACCCCACAATTTTATCACTAACTACCTACACAGCAGCACCAGCCAAAACACCCTACTACTCAAAGCTACTACAAAGCTAGAACCCCTCAAAGACGCCAAAAACCATCCTACCTACCTAAAAACATCATAAGTTTTTCTATGTGGCCTCTCCTTTTCTTGTCTTCTTCGAGCATCAGACAAGAGACCCTCCAAAGGTCCTAGCCATCCACATTAGTGTATACACTTTGTAAGGTAATCACCACCCTACCTTATTCCTCTTCCCATTTACTTGTTTCATGTTCAATGTCTTCCATTGTCTTTTTCCAATCCATTTATTTCAACTTTAGTTCACCCTGGTCTAACCAAGCATGAACCAACCTAAGACATTCTGATCCTAGCTCGACCTAGACTAACCAAGACTCGACCCAAACTAACCTACAGTCAACCCAAATTGATTTGGGTTTGACTTGACTTAGTGCCATCCTGACCTAGTCTAGACCCAACCCATTTCAACCTGACTTAGGCCCAATCCAATCTATCCTGATTTTGACTCGACCTAACTCAACCTTCTTGAGCTTAGCTTGACCCGGACCTGACCCAATTCATCTTGGACCAAATGCAACTTGACCTTTCTTACCTAGGACCGAACCTGACCTAAGCCTAACTTGACTTGGTTGATTTTGGACCTAAGACAACATGGCTTGACCTTGGTGTAGCCCGACTCAACTTCACTCAAGCTTGACTAAAGGTGGGCTATATAATAGTTGGACCTGTCTAAACCTAACTCGACATTGCCAAAGTCTGACTGAGGCTTGACTTGACTCAACATGAAGTGGACCTAAACCTAAACGAACGAAACCATGCCCACTTGAACTCAATATGACTCAGTTTGACCCAATCTAACcaacttaattattttaatgaatgATTATATATCCATATATATATTTACCTTCCTGATCTGGTTGAGCAGCATCTTCAGGAGATGTCTCCTTGTATGTGTATCTGAAGGAGTAGTAGGCATAAACTAGGAGGAGGGCAGCGTTCAATATGGCCAACATGAGATAGAATCTGTCTAAATGGCTAGTGTTGATACTCTCCTTTAACCAACTGCCACCCAAAGCTAAGACGAGTGGAATAAGGAGGAGTTTGCCAATACCATTCACCAATTCGATATACGAATCCACAAAGCTCCACATTGATTTTGCTACGTGGGCatgaaataatttctttaaCCCCCCTTCAACAAGTGCGTCCGTCATTCCCAACAATATAAACTGCGGAACTAGGGCTGCCATTTTCACTTCTTTGTTCTGATTTAATATCCAAAACAATCTATGAAGCTCCACCTTCCGTGCTACGAAGCAGCAAATTACGGCACACACCATTCCAAAACCAATCCTTATAATCGAAGTTGTCACTACAAATGTTTTCGTCGTAGAATATGTGGTTCTCATACTTAGCAAGCAGGCCATGATCAAAAAGCAGATGAATCTCGACACTTTTTCTGCGGCAACTTTGATCAAAAAGAGTTTAGAGATATCATAGCCTTGGGTAGTTGTCATGCTGCCTGCTTGTGCGACAAAGAAAGTGTTCCCAGTAGCCACGAGTAAACTGTAAGCAAAGAAGGAAAAGCACAGGTAGTTCATAGGAACAAGGCTCTTCACTTCCCTCACCTCCTTTACCGAGCAAACCTTCCCATCCCTTTCTTGCGTGTCCAGACTCACATCAGGAACAAGTATAGCTGCTTTGTCCAACCACCTGAAGAGCCGTGGAACTCGTGGCTTTAATCTCACTCCTTTACCATAGACATAACATAAATTGGTCCGCACATTACCTTTCCAGTAATAACCATTCTCTGAGGCTGGATAATCTGATTCTCGTCTGCCACAAGCTGCTTTGCAGATTCTCAAGATCTTTCCTAGATTGCTTTCATCACATACTTGTTCGTGTCTATACTTCGTACTACCAAAGAGGAACAAAAGATAACACCCTCCCATCAGAACTGCTGAATTTCTGAAGATAATATTGTAATCTTGATTGAAAAAGTCAGTAAATACTATTACCACGTATCCAACAACCAATGGAGCTAACAACCACGTACTTTTAAGAATTATACGTATGAGGTCATGCTCATTTTGTTTTCCTGTTCTTCCATCGTTTATTGCGATTTCTTGTCTTGCTTCAAGTATTTCTTCCACCTTATTTTCAAGAAAACTTCCTAAAAGCGTTTGACCACTTTTTCCTGCTGCAAGTAACAATATGGCTGCATAGAGTGCTCCATATGATTCTGAATAAGCTGATATCCATATTAGCATTAAACCCTGCCATTAGAATAagagtttttttgttttgtcacGTGTTGATTTCTGATAGAAACAGGAACATCAAAGAATATATGAtcagtaattcgaaaatctCTAATACACAAGATATTCACTGCTTAGGTAGAGTACAAGATGAATTTAACTCTTGTTCTATTTCTTCTGAAGATTGACGCATGGAAATCTCTGATGTTATCAAGCATTACTCCGATGCAGTAACTCTTTCTCCCATCTTTGGTGACATGGACAACGTCAAACTTCGTCGGATCCTCGTCTCGAATTATCGGACCAAACAAACAAGGAAAAAGAAACAGAGTTTGAGACTTCttgaagagagagagaaaaacacTCTTCTAAAAGATTTCTAACAATAATTCAGTCTAATTCTCCCTACTCTTCTCTCTTCCCAGATTTCGAACTTCTCACTACATGTCCATCATGTCACCTCACTCATTTACTAACTAACTCTTATTCTCTCAACTTGGAGACTACTCTTATTCAGTTTTTTTAGAGTATATTAGGCGCATAAGCATATTGATAGCTAGGAGGTAggcataaaaaattatatatatgcatatattaCCTCGATGGAAGCTGCAGCGCAAATACTGATCATAGTGACGGGACCCGTATATGTTTCTGAGATTAGAGAAGCAAAAATGAACAGTAGTGACGATAGACCATCTTGTAGATTTGTTAAAATAGCACTTCTTCGTAGATCCTCCATCAGACCTGAAACTTTGTAGTAATCCATCATAGTAGAGAACACCGAGAATTCCACAATGCTGTAGCATGCAGCCAAAGCTGAAAAAAGTTAAGGGTGAAAGAGTTAAGTTAAAATTTAGTTTCCATAAACAACACAAATAGTTGCATATACTTTAATGATTACCGCCCATGAAGAGAAGGGTCTTAGAGTTGACTAATAGATGACTGAGTTGATGCAAAAAATTCTTCATTAGAGGAAATGAGAATTTTATTTCTGAACTGTTTTCTTTGAGCGCCATGGAGATGATAGCATGAAACTAGTTACACAACAGAGCTAACAGAACAAATAAACTTATTGAAAGAAAGAGACTTCTTTTATCCAATATCGAAGAATTTGAACAAAGATTTTCAGATGTAGGATAACATATATTCGTATAGCTCAATTTTTGGAAACAAATACAGACATAGGCAAGAAGACAAATCAAAACACATTAAAATTGGCATCGGGTATATTGAGACATGATGTAACTTAAGGTAGAGAACAAGTGTGATCATCGTAGTTCCTTCCTGGTGGATTCTgagaaaaacagaggaaactGTCATGTTTTTTCTCTTGAGTGGATCATATTCGAGAAAGACGTGTCATCAACTCAGACACACATAAGTAATAAATTCTACACACGTTTAGTCTAAAGAAAAGTATTATTTGTAGATTTTAAAAGTTGACTTAAATATCCTTTTAGTTGACTAAATCTTTCTTTTTTACAGTAGGGCAGCATGGTTACAAAAGTCATGAGACCATTTCCAACCATCATCTAAAGATTTTGGTATATtatgatatatttaaaaatgatcTAAAGTAACCTTTTAGTTCGATAATATAATGATAACACCaaaaataagtttattaatATAGGTTCAGTTTAAAAAAAGTTCactatttttcataattttaggACAATTCttgaattgtttttatttatttaaaatatgatatttataagtgtttttttatctacaaaaataaaataaaataaaaaaaatcctttaaGACATGTTTGAATCCTTGTATAAAAGTACAAAGAAATATCTCTAAACTTGACTTTTGCATTACTTATTGATAATACCTCAATTAAAAACAACCTTAAATATGTCTTACCTAAAATAATCAAAAGTTAACATATCTCAACAAATTACAACTACTACTCTTTAAACCTGCATAGATAG harbors:
- the LOC137819006 gene encoding protein NRT1/ PTR FAMILY 5.5-like; translation: MLIWISAYSESYGALYAAILLLAAGKSGQTLLGSFLENKVEEILEARQEIAINDGRTGKQNEHDLIRIILKSTWLLAPLVVGYVVIVFTDFFNQDYNIIFRNSAVLMGGCYLLFLFGSTKYRHEQVCDESNLGKILRICKAACGRRESDYPASENGYYWKGNVRTNLCYVYGKGVRLKPRVPRLFRWLDKAAILVPDVSLDTQERDGKVCSVKEVREVKSLVPMNYLCFSFFAYSLLVATGNTFFVAQAGSMTTTQGYDISKLFLIKVAAEKVSRFICFLIMACLLSMRTTYSTTKTFVVTTSIIRIGFGMVCAVICCFVARKVELHRLFWILNQNKEVKMAALVPQFILLGMTDALVEGGLKKLFHAHVAKSMWSFVDSYIELVNGIGKLLLIPLVLALGGSWLKESINTSHLDRFYLMLAILNAALLLVYAYYSFRYTYKETSPEDAAQPDQEDEENLEDHVEEENQVEVNVEEQKDHFLLLLSSIFE